A genome region from Archaeoglobus fulgidus DSM 4304 includes the following:
- a CDS encoding enoyl-CoA hydratase/isomerase family protein translates to MSKVKLEIGEVARIRLNRPEKKNALDLELLTQLRDAVKEVSESEAKVAVLSGEGDTFCAGLDRSLLFALTQEGTENLPEAIDFVQDLIYSIRTLKMPVIAAVQRYAIGGGLQLALAADIRIATPGTVFSVREPDYGIIPDMGALSLLPRLVGDGVAREMVFTRKNLTAEEGKVLGLVNEIYEDLEKGIEEYTQKMLSVPPHVFTFAKEVIERSWTESLLENLKSAKEAQIKCVEETLKLFRKT, encoded by the coding sequence ATGAGCAAAGTCAAGCTGGAAATCGGAGAAGTGGCGAGAATCAGGTTGAACAGGCCAGAAAAGAAGAACGCGCTCGACCTAGAACTTCTGACGCAGCTCAGGGATGCTGTAAAGGAAGTTTCAGAGTCGGAGGCAAAGGTTGCGGTTTTGAGTGGAGAGGGCGACACCTTCTGCGCCGGTTTGGACAGGAGTCTCCTCTTCGCTTTGACCCAGGAGGGGACGGAGAACCTTCCGGAGGCAATCGACTTCGTTCAGGACTTGATTTACAGCATAAGAACGCTCAAGATGCCTGTGATAGCTGCGGTGCAGAGGTACGCGATTGGAGGGGGATTGCAGCTTGCCCTCGCTGCCGACATACGCATAGCCACACCGGGAACAGTTTTCAGCGTGAGGGAGCCGGATTACGGGATTATTCCGGACATGGGTGCCCTCTCGCTCCTTCCGAGGCTTGTCGGTGACGGTGTGGCGAGGGAGATGGTGTTCACGAGGAAGAACCTTACAGCGGAGGAGGGAAAGGTTCTGGGACTTGTGAACGAGATTTACGAGGACCTAGAAAAGGGCATTGAGGAGTACACCCAGAAGATGCTCTCAGTCCCTCCACACGTCTTCACTTTCGCGAAAGAGGTCATTGAGAGGAGCTGGACAGAGAGCCTGCTGGAAAACCTGAAGTCGGCAAAGGAGGCTCAAATCAAGTGCGTCGAGGAGACGCTGAAGCTGTTTCGAAAAACCTGA
- a CDS encoding pyruvoyl-dependent arginine decarboxylase, protein MALIPKEVFFVSGVGRHEDELVSFELALRDAGIERFNLVPVSSIVPPGCRVVSKEEGLRKLSPGQIVFCVMARYASNVEGREIFASVGAAFPEDKDMNGYIAEHSGEWYEGAEQHAKRLAEEMLKTQGSKVARTFAITARGKVKEFTTAVAAAVFVI, encoded by the coding sequence ATGGCGCTGATTCCGAAAGAGGTTTTCTTCGTTTCAGGAGTTGGCAGGCACGAGGATGAGCTGGTCAGCTTCGAGCTGGCTCTGAGGGATGCTGGAATAGAGCGGTTCAACCTCGTTCCAGTGAGCAGCATCGTTCCGCCAGGCTGCAGAGTCGTGAGCAAAGAAGAGGGGCTGAGGAAGCTGAGTCCCGGTCAGATAGTCTTCTGCGTGATGGCAAGATATGCGAGCAACGTCGAGGGAAGGGAGATTTTTGCCAGCGTCGGGGCAGCGTTTCCCGAGGATAAGGATATGAATGGGTATATAGCTGAGCACAGCGGAGAGTGGTATGAGGGGGCCGAGCAGCACGCCAAAAGGCTTGCCGAGGAGATGCTCAAGACACAGGGAAGCAAGGTGGCGAGAACTTTTGCCATCACTGCAAGGGGGAAAGTTAAGGAGTTCACCACCGCCGTTGCAGCGGCGGTATTCGTGATTTAA
- a CDS encoding sugar phosphate isomerase/epimerase family protein: MRLLFSTMFLYEYSTDMIAKAVNLAGYDGVEFWPETPYFWVDRAMEKLECLRDFDNAIHVPVLDLNPVSVNPDICNLTLRETLYSIALAAKIKAKPVTVHAGRRSAAREPVWADYLSLSRYLRISSRYAKIKGVTVGLENSENSINNLCKTADEVRKFAEEYDVMVTLDIKHALLNGGVEEFLELFGRICNVHVSYYDEKMRHVQPSRGKEVGDALKELAELGYDGPLTVELDDLGIGNLDFSKKVEILRKERRFVEKFFKR, from the coding sequence ATGAGGCTGCTTTTTTCCACAATGTTTCTTTACGAGTACTCGACAGACATGATAGCCAAGGCCGTAAATCTTGCAGGCTATGACGGTGTGGAGTTCTGGCCAGAAACGCCGTACTTCTGGGTTGACAGGGCGATGGAAAAGCTCGAATGCCTCAGGGATTTCGACAACGCCATTCACGTGCCCGTCTTAGACCTCAATCCAGTTTCGGTCAATCCAGATATCTGCAATCTCACGCTTAGGGAAACGCTCTACTCGATCGCTCTGGCGGCAAAAATTAAGGCTAAGCCAGTAACGGTGCATGCTGGCAGAAGAAGTGCGGCGAGAGAGCCCGTCTGGGCGGATTACCTGTCATTGAGCAGATATTTGAGGATATCAAGCAGATACGCGAAGATCAAGGGAGTTACAGTTGGACTTGAGAACTCGGAGAACAGCATCAACAACCTCTGCAAAACGGCGGATGAGGTGAGGAAGTTTGCGGAGGAGTACGACGTAATGGTTACTCTCGACATCAAACACGCCTTGCTGAACGGAGGAGTTGAGGAGTTTTTAGAGCTGTTCGGCAGAATATGCAACGTTCACGTGAGCTACTATGACGAAAAAATGAGACACGTTCAGCCGAGCAGGGGAAAGGAGGTTGGAGATGCGCTGAAAGAGCTCGCAGAGCTCGGATACGACGGTCCTTTGACCGTGGAGCTTGACGACCTCGGAATAGGCAACCTTGATTTCAGCAAGAAGGTCGAAATTCTCAGGAAAGAGAGAAGGTTCGTGGAGAAGTTCTTCAAGCGGTAA
- a CDS encoding metallophosphoesterase — protein sequence MRIVHISDLHFGEELIREKVEKAVRQINEIEPDLLVITGDLSCWGIHSEMRDAYETLLDLKPDYIAVPGNHDARNIGYEFFQLYFGETKKYWKNDVVSLIAADSTQPDLDDGYIGKEQRDWIVSKIRKDRFNILALHHHIAPIPKTGRERNVLIDAGEMVELLIANGISAVLAGHRHMPYSLRLMRTHVIHAGTLGSFKVLGMPDHNYNVIEIKDNTLTLKLRFVDYGEVEIGRYTINPETPESISVYQRIAKPKKVLFLSRSNDCRTKIAEAIFNHISPNNMLAVSAGIEPAQDLDLRAVATMRELGLKINGKPRKFSEDMVSDFDAIVEFDELGVGEFWDVKKPSSAEEYREVRSEIWRRVEELVKRLLA from the coding sequence ATGAGAATCGTACATATTTCCGACCTTCACTTTGGTGAAGAGCTGATAAGGGAGAAGGTCGAGAAAGCGGTGAGACAGATAAACGAGATTGAGCCTGATCTCCTCGTAATCACCGGGGACCTCTCATGCTGGGGCATCCATTCAGAGATGAGGGACGCTTACGAAACGCTGCTCGACCTTAAGCCCGACTACATAGCTGTTCCCGGAAACCACGATGCGAGAAACATTGGATACGAGTTTTTCCAGCTCTACTTCGGGGAAACCAAAAAATACTGGAAGAATGATGTTGTATCGCTGATAGCCGCTGACAGCACGCAACCCGACTTGGATGACGGATATATCGGGAAGGAGCAGAGGGACTGGATTGTCAGCAAAATTAGGAAGGACAGATTCAACATTCTCGCTCTCCACCACCACATCGCCCCAATTCCCAAAACCGGGAGGGAGAGAAACGTCCTGATTGATGCGGGAGAGATGGTTGAGCTTTTAATTGCAAACGGCATCAGTGCCGTGCTTGCCGGCCATAGGCACATGCCATACTCGCTTAGGCTCATGAGAACGCACGTAATCCATGCAGGCACTCTCGGCTCCTTCAAGGTGCTCGGCATGCCGGACCACAATTACAACGTTATAGAAATCAAGGACAACACACTAACTCTGAAGCTGAGGTTCGTTGACTACGGAGAGGTTGAGATTGGCAGGTACACAATCAATCCCGAAACGCCCGAGTCCATCAGCGTTTACCAAAGAATAGCAAAACCCAAGAAGGTCCTGTTCCTCTCGAGAAGCAACGACTGCAGGACGAAAATTGCGGAGGCGATATTCAACCACATCTCCCCCAACAACATGCTCGCAGTTAGCGCTGGAATCGAGCCGGCTCAAGACCTGGATTTGAGAGCGGTAGCAACGATGAGGGAGCTCGGACTCAAAATCAACGGAAAGCCGAGAAAGTTCAGTGAAGACATGGTGTCGGACTTTGACGCCATTGTTGAGTTCGACGAGCTCGGTGTCGGGGAGTTCTGGGACGTTAAGAAGCCCTCGAGCGCTGAGGAGTACAGGGAGGTCAGGAGTGAGATATGGAGAAGAGTTGAGGAGCTGGTAAAAAGGCTACTGGCTTAA